A portion of the Corynebacterium ammoniagenes DSM 20306 genome contains these proteins:
- the hpaD gene encoding 3,4-dihydroxyphenylacetate 2,3-dioxygenase encodes MTEVQAPDILRCAYMEIIVTDLAKSREFYVDTLGLVVTHEDEEALYLRTYEEFIHHNLVLRKGETPAVAAFSYRVRSPEDLDKAVAFYEARGCEVRRNPEGFTRGIGDSVRVVDPMGFPYEFFYDVEHRERLAWAYDAHIPGALVRLDHFNQITPDVPKAVDYMEDLGFRVTEDIRDSEGTVYAAWMRRKPTVHDTAMTGGNGPRMHHIAFATHEKHNIIAICDKLGALRKSDAIERGPGRHGVSNAYYLYLRDPDGHRVEVYTQDYYTGDPDNPAVHWDVHDNQRRDWWGTPVVPSWYTDGSRVLDLDGNIQPLVERSDASEMEKTIGADGFSYTRPEDEEELPEWKQGEYKLGHQL; translated from the coding sequence ATGACTGAAGTACAGGCCCCAGATATTCTGCGCTGTGCATACATGGAAATCATCGTCACTGACCTTGCCAAGTCTCGCGAGTTCTACGTTGATACCCTCGGCCTCGTCGTCACCCACGAAGATGAGGAAGCGCTCTACCTTCGTACCTACGAAGAGTTCATCCACCACAACCTAGTCCTGCGCAAGGGTGAGACCCCAGCGGTAGCAGCATTTTCTTACCGCGTTCGCTCCCCTGAGGATCTGGACAAGGCTGTTGCTTTCTACGAAGCACGTGGCTGCGAAGTTCGCCGTAACCCAGAAGGCTTCACCCGCGGCATTGGTGACTCCGTGCGCGTGGTCGATCCCATGGGCTTCCCATACGAGTTCTTCTACGACGTTGAGCACCGTGAGCGCCTCGCATGGGCGTACGATGCCCACATCCCAGGTGCCCTGGTGCGCTTGGACCACTTCAACCAGATCACTCCTGATGTGCCAAAGGCCGTCGACTACATGGAAGACCTGGGCTTCCGCGTTACCGAAGACATCCGGGATTCCGAAGGAACCGTCTACGCTGCGTGGATGCGCCGCAAGCCAACCGTGCATGACACCGCAATGACCGGTGGCAATGGTCCACGTATGCACCACATCGCTTTCGCAACGCACGAAAAGCACAACATCATCGCTATCTGCGACAAGCTCGGTGCACTGCGCAAGTCGGATGCCATCGAGCGCGGCCCAGGCCGCCACGGCGTATCCAACGCTTACTACCTCTACCTGCGCGATCCAGACGGACACCGCGTGGAGGTCTACACCCAGGACTACTACACCGGCGACCCAGACAACCCAGCCGTGCACTGGGACGTTCACGACAACCAGCGTCGTGACTGGTGGGGAACCCCAGTTGTACCTTCCTGGTACACCGACGGCTCCCGCGTTCTGGACCTCGATGGCAATATCCAGCCATTAGTAGAGCGCTCGGATGCATCCGAAATGGAAAAGACCATCGGCGCCGATGGTTTCTCCTACACTCGACCAGAAGACGAAGAAGAACTGCCCGAGTGGAAGCAGGGCGAGTACAAGTTGGGTCACCAGCTTTAA
- the hpaE gene encoding 5-carboxymethyl-2-hydroxymuconate semialdehyde dehydrogenase, whose translation MTNNDAAKPQDLPEKILHYINGEFVPSIDGDEFEVIDPVTNKPYIKAASGKPEDIDKAVAAANDAFKNGPWSSMLPRERARVLDKIADVVESRADVLASWESFDSGLPITQATGQARRAAENFRFFSDLIVAQADDAYKVPGRQINYVNRKPIGVAGLITPWNTPFMLESWKLAPAIATGNSVVLKPAEFTPLSAQLWAGIFEEAGLPKGVFNLVNGYGEEGYAGDSLVKHPEVPLISFTGESRTGQIIFGNAAPYLKGLSMELGGKSPAVVFDDADLEAAIDATIFGVFSLNGERCTAGARILVQRGIYDEFVERYAAQAKRVKVGLPSDPKTEVGALVHPEHYEKVTSYIEIGKQEAKLVAGGERPEEFPEGNFVQPTVFVDVDPEARIFQEEIFGPVVAITPFDTDEEALELANNTKYGLAAYIWTSDLKRSHNFAQNVEAGMVWLNSNNVRDLRTPFGGVKASGLGHEGGYRSIDFYTDQQAVHINLGEVHNPVFGKQTD comes from the coding sequence ATGACTAATAACGATGCTGCAAAGCCACAGGATCTGCCAGAGAAGATTCTTCACTACATCAACGGCGAATTCGTTCCTTCCATCGATGGTGATGAGTTCGAGGTCATCGACCCTGTCACCAACAAGCCCTACATCAAGGCTGCATCCGGCAAGCCAGAAGATATTGACAAGGCCGTAGCCGCTGCAAACGATGCATTCAAAAACGGCCCATGGTCATCCATGCTGCCTCGCGAGCGCGCCCGCGTTCTGGACAAAATTGCTGATGTTGTCGAATCCCGCGCCGATGTCTTGGCATCCTGGGAGTCTTTCGACTCCGGCCTGCCTATTACCCAGGCCACTGGTCAGGCACGTCGCGCGGCAGAAAACTTCCGCTTCTTCTCTGACCTGATCGTCGCTCAGGCGGATGATGCTTATAAGGTTCCTGGCCGCCAGATCAACTACGTCAACCGCAAGCCAATCGGTGTTGCTGGTCTGATTACGCCATGGAATACCCCATTCATGCTTGAGTCCTGGAAGCTGGCGCCAGCTATTGCTACCGGTAACTCGGTCGTGCTGAAGCCAGCAGAATTTACCCCACTGTCGGCACAGCTGTGGGCTGGCATCTTCGAAGAAGCAGGCCTGCCAAAGGGCGTATTCAACCTGGTCAATGGCTACGGTGAAGAAGGCTACGCTGGTGACTCCCTGGTTAAGCACCCAGAGGTCCCACTGATTTCCTTTACCGGTGAATCCCGCACCGGCCAGATCATTTTCGGCAACGCAGCTCCTTACCTCAAGGGCCTGTCCATGGAATTGGGCGGCAAGTCCCCAGCGGTTGTCTTCGATGACGCTGACCTAGAAGCAGCTATCGATGCCACCATCTTCGGTGTCTTCTCCCTTAACGGTGAGCGTTGCACCGCTGGCGCACGCATCCTGGTTCAGCGCGGCATCTACGACGAGTTCGTCGAGCGCTACGCAGCGCAGGCAAAGCGCGTCAAGGTTGGTCTGCCTTCCGATCCGAAGACCGAGGTCGGCGCACTGGTTCACCCAGAGCACTACGAAAAGGTCACCTCCTACATCGAGATTGGTAAGCAAGAAGCCAAGCTGGTTGCTGGCGGCGAGCGTCCGGAAGAGTTCCCAGAGGGCAACTTCGTCCAGCCCACTGTCTTCGTTGACGTGGACCCAGAAGCACGCATCTTCCAGGAAGAAATCTTCGGCCCTGTCGTAGCAATTACCCCATTCGACACCGATGAAGAAGCGCTGGAGCTGGCTAATAACACCAAGTACGGCCTGGCTGCGTACATCTGGACTTCGGATCTGAAGCGTTCCCACAACTTCGCACAAAACGTGGAAGCGGGCATGGTCTGGTTGAACTCCAATAACGTACGTGACCTGCGTACCCCATTCGGTGGCGTGAAGGCATCCGGTCTTGGCCATGAGGGTGGCTACCGCTCCATTGACTTCTACACCGACCAGCAGGCTGTTCACATCAACCTCGGCGAAGTACATAACCCAGTCTTCGGCAAGCAGACTGACTAA
- a CDS encoding GntR family transcriptional regulator, which translates to MPTQTASRSKAEQAYAWIREKIRTREYEPGYRLVLSTIAEALEVSVVPVREAIRQLEAEGLVTYERNVGARVSTYNQDVYFETMETIAVLEGRATALSAPQLKSSDLAKARSINQKMRDLLQDFDPVEFTQLNKAFHQVLFSKCTNSRLVQLLFDEWDNLEYFRVSTFRYVPHRAQQSVEEHERLVALIEAQADAFYIESQARDHRLKTSITYRQRLNSENPQEN; encoded by the coding sequence ATGCCAACACAAACGGCTAGTCGCTCCAAGGCGGAACAGGCTTATGCGTGGATTCGGGAAAAGATCCGCACCCGCGAATATGAGCCTGGTTACCGGTTGGTTCTTTCCACCATCGCCGAGGCACTCGAAGTCAGTGTCGTCCCGGTGCGCGAGGCCATCCGGCAGCTCGAGGCCGAGGGCTTGGTCACCTATGAACGCAACGTAGGCGCGCGGGTTTCTACTTACAACCAAGATGTGTACTTCGAAACGATGGAGACCATCGCGGTATTAGAAGGTAGAGCCACTGCCCTGTCTGCCCCGCAGCTGAAATCTTCGGATTTAGCCAAGGCTCGCTCGATTAACCAAAAGATGCGGGACCTTCTCCAGGATTTCGACCCGGTCGAGTTCACACAATTAAATAAAGCTTTTCACCAGGTGTTGTTTAGCAAGTGCACGAATTCCAGGTTGGTGCAATTGCTTTTCGATGAATGGGACAACCTTGAATACTTCCGCGTTTCCACTTTTCGCTATGTGCCACACCGCGCCCAGCAGTCAGTGGAAGAACACGAAAGATTGGTAGCACTCATCGAAGCGCAAGCTGATGCCTTCTACATCGAGTCGCAAGCCCGTGACCACCGATTGAAAACTTCGATTACCTACCGCCAGCGTTTGAATTCCGAAAACCCCCAAGAAAACTGA